Proteins co-encoded in one Candidatus Hydrogenedentota bacterium genomic window:
- a CDS encoding twin-arginine translocation signal domain-containing protein, with product MESGNTNGNTSRRDFLKTAGALGAGIAASGVAGMPRTAAAKSETLALNGGPKAVTAAGAAATKWPLFGDEETGLVAKLLQAPDYAPVAEFEEAWKAHFGCPHAKAHCNGTSALTSMLFALQYPEGSEIIVPDYSTWFPVVPMRFFGLVPVFVDVDPRTMNLDLEAAKKALTPKTKAVLAVHWYGLPCDLDELCAFGAENGIDILEDASHAHGAKVKDTWIGNWGRIAGFSLQGTKPLPSIEGGIATYKNRNDYELATTYGNYDLPRTFPEDSEYRKYQGTALGSKLRMHPVSAILARVQLRDLDARNAAGVAQMAKLNARLAELPGLEVPRCRPDVSRVYYSKNLLFIDEKKAGAPREALVKALAAEGVDILVYTWTLLHTYPVFTENKWWRHMPVLPQAVPGCDQANREAVQLAYFTSDQPELVEQYAAAFEKVWANRKSLA from the coding sequence ATGGAATCCGGAAACACCAACGGAAACACGAGCCGCCGCGACTTCTTGAAGACCGCGGGCGCCCTCGGCGCGGGCATCGCCGCGTCGGGCGTGGCGGGCATGCCCCGCACCGCCGCCGCCAAGAGCGAGACCCTCGCGCTGAACGGCGGGCCGAAGGCCGTGACGGCCGCCGGCGCCGCCGCCACCAAGTGGCCCCTCTTCGGGGACGAGGAGACCGGCCTGGTCGCAAAGCTCCTGCAGGCCCCCGACTACGCGCCTGTGGCGGAGTTTGAGGAGGCGTGGAAGGCGCATTTCGGCTGCCCCCACGCCAAGGCCCACTGCAACGGCACCAGCGCGCTCACGTCCATGCTCTTCGCCCTCCAGTACCCCGAGGGCAGCGAGATCATCGTGCCCGACTACAGCACCTGGTTCCCCGTGGTGCCCATGCGCTTCTTCGGCCTCGTGCCCGTGTTCGTGGACGTGGACCCCCGCACCATGAACCTCGACCTGGAGGCCGCGAAGAAGGCCCTCACCCCGAAGACCAAAGCCGTCCTCGCCGTCCACTGGTACGGGCTCCCCTGCGACCTGGACGAGCTGTGCGCCTTCGGCGCGGAGAACGGCATAGACATCCTCGAGGACGCCAGCCACGCCCACGGCGCGAAGGTGAAGGACACCTGGATCGGCAACTGGGGCCGCATCGCCGGGTTCAGCCTCCAGGGCACCAAGCCGCTCCCCTCCATCGAGGGCGGCATCGCCACCTACAAGAACCGGAACGACTACGAGCTCGCCACCACCTACGGCAACTACGACCTGCCCCGCACCTTCCCCGAGGACAGCGAGTACCGCAAGTACCAGGGCACGGCCCTCGGATCCAAACTGCGCATGCACCCCGTGTCCGCCATCCTCGCCCGCGTCCAGCTGCGCGACCTCGACGCGCGCAATGCCGCGGGCGTCGCCCAGATGGCGAAGCTCAACGCGCGGCTGGCCGAGCTGCCGGGCCTCGAGGTGCCGCGCTGCCGGCCCGACGTCTCCCGCGTCTACTACTCCAAGAACCTCCTGTTCATTGACGAGAAGAAGGCGGGCGCGCCGCGCGAGGCGCTGGTGAAGGCGCTGGCCGCCGAGGGCGTGGACATCCTGGTCTACACCTGGACCCTGCTCCACACCTATCCGGTGTTCACCGAGAACAAGTGGTGGCGGCACATGCCCGTCCTGCCGCAGGCCGTCCCAGGCTGCGACCAGGCCAACCGCGAGGCCGTGCAGCTCGCCTACTTCACCTCCGACCAGCCCGAACTCGTCGAGCAGTACGCCGCGGCCTTCGAAAAGGTCTGGGCAAACCGCAAGAGCCTCGCGTAG
- a CDS encoding DNA polymerase subunit beta, whose product MNAQVHLDPEFLEAFCRRWKIRELSLFGSALRDDFRPDSDLDFLVSFDPAAAWDLFDLVAMREELEGRHGRPVDLVEKEALRNPWRKREILRTREVIYAA is encoded by the coding sequence ATGAACGCGCAGGTTCATCTGGACCCGGAGTTTCTGGAGGCGTTTTGCCGCCGGTGGAAGATCAGGGAGCTGTCCCTGTTTGGCAGCGCCCTCCGGGACGATTTCCGGCCCGACAGCGACCTCGACTTCCTCGTGAGTTTCGATCCGGCGGCCGCATGGGACCTGTTCGACCTGGTGGCGATGAGGGAGGAGCTGGAGGGGCGGCACGGCCGCCCCGTGGATCTTGTCGAAAAGGAGGCCCTCCGGAACCCGTGGCGGAAGCGCGAGATACTGCGGACCCGCGAGGTGATTTATGCCGCCTGA
- a CDS encoding sel1 repeat family protein: MMRFEEVVQAVRTKAEAGDPEAQHLMGLAYGGSCDDFDGAAGWIQTAMGKGIVPVQDVSEILQVSGARGAGDEQETAGWFRQAARQGTAQAQCGPDNVHDDGADKDLNYIDAARWHKMAADQGNAEAQFVLGLAYEFGLGVKRSNADAMRWHTKAAQQGHATAQLQLGLMYARGQGVKRDDIQAARWFRAAAEQGVAGAQNSLGTMYLQGLGVGQDDVEAVRWYRKAADQGDMTAQYNLGMVYHGGFGVEEDDPEAARWYEKAAEQGHAEAQHLLGSMYARGEGVTRDQAEAARWTKKAAEQGLARAQNDLGVMYTQGAGMKQDNAEAVRWFGMAAEQGDKKAQYNLGVMYHAGVGVREDHAEAARWYREAADQGHEDARQNLEELLQSAPPATGHDHLKTAPGSGKAGGSAFVRSVLGFFKSGHRR; this comes from the coding sequence ATGATGCGCTTTGAAGAGGTCGTTCAGGCAGTGCGAACCAAGGCGGAAGCGGGCGATCCGGAGGCCCAGCATCTCATGGGTCTGGCATACGGCGGCAGCTGTGACGACTTCGACGGCGCCGCAGGCTGGATCCAAACAGCGATGGGCAAGGGGATTGTCCCCGTACAGGATGTATCCGAAATCCTGCAGGTTTCAGGTGCACGGGGCGCTGGAGACGAGCAGGAGACCGCCGGTTGGTTCAGACAGGCGGCGCGGCAGGGAACTGCACAAGCCCAGTGTGGCCCGGACAACGTGCATGACGATGGTGCCGACAAGGACCTGAACTACATCGACGCCGCACGCTGGCACAAGATGGCCGCCGATCAGGGCAATGCGGAGGCGCAGTTTGTGCTGGGGCTTGCGTATGAATTTGGCCTTGGCGTGAAACGGAGCAACGCCGACGCCATGCGGTGGCATACGAAGGCGGCCCAGCAGGGCCATGCGACGGCGCAGCTCCAGCTGGGACTGATGTATGCCCGGGGCCAGGGCGTGAAACGGGATGACATCCAGGCCGCGCGTTGGTTTAGGGCAGCGGCGGAACAGGGGGTCGCAGGGGCGCAGAATTCCCTGGGGACGATGTATTTACAGGGTCTGGGTGTCGGGCAGGACGATGTGGAAGCCGTGCGTTGGTACAGAAAGGCGGCTGATCAGGGGGATATGACGGCCCAGTACAATCTCGGCATGGTCTACCATGGTGGTTTCGGCGTGGAAGAAGACGATCCCGAGGCCGCTCGCTGGTACGAAAAGGCGGCAGAGCAGGGCCATGCGGAAGCCCAGCATCTTCTGGGGTCGATGTACGCGCGGGGCGAGGGTGTGACGCGGGACCAAGCCGAGGCCGCACGTTGGACCAAGAAGGCGGCGGAACAGGGCCTTGCGAGAGCGCAGAATGATCTGGGGGTGATGTACACACAGGGCGCGGGCATGAAGCAGGACAACGCCGAGGCTGTGCGCTGGTTTGGGATGGCGGCTGAACAGGGCGACAAGAAGGCCCAGTACAATCTTGGGGTGATGTACCATGCAGGCGTTGGCGTGCGGGAGGACCACGCGGAAGCCGCACGCTGGTACAGGGAAGCCGCCGATCAGGGCCACGAGGATGCCCGACAAAATCTGGAGGAGCTTCTGCAGTCAGCCCCCCCCGCCACCGGACATGACCATCTCAAAACCGCGCCCGGGTCCGGAAAAGCGGGGGGGAGCGCGTTTGTGCGGTCTGTTCTCGGATTCTTCAAATCAGGCCATCGCAGGTAG
- a CDS encoding dihydrodipicolinate synthase family protein, translated as MARLKLEGVISAMITPFTKDGEYVDYDKVGPFAERMVALGAKGLFPCGTTGEGMLLSPDERREIAEEVVATIGRKAKVIVHTGCLDTATTVELTRHARDIGADGAAIVAPGYYAYDDASLAKFYTTVAKAVDGFPILMYNIPSCARNLLSVDFVVRMAETVENIVGIKDSGGSMGYITQLLARAPKDFMVINGVDEYGYQAILAGCPAVVSGLSNVVCDIYAAVYNHLKKGDMKKAWQEQIRLERASRIFEYGRKTATFKEGSRMRGFDAGYVRPPMRELTAAEKKKLQKDLEELGVL; from the coding sequence ATGGCCCGTTTGAAACTCGAAGGCGTCATTTCCGCCATGATCACCCCGTTCACGAAGGACGGCGAGTACGTGGACTACGACAAGGTCGGCCCGTTCGCCGAGCGCATGGTGGCCCTGGGCGCGAAGGGGCTGTTCCCCTGCGGCACCACGGGCGAGGGCATGCTCCTCTCCCCCGACGAGCGCCGCGAGATCGCCGAGGAGGTGGTCGCCACCATCGGCAGGAAGGCCAAGGTCATCGTGCACACCGGCTGCCTCGACACGGCGACCACCGTCGAGCTGACCCGCCACGCCCGCGACATCGGCGCGGACGGCGCGGCCATCGTCGCCCCGGGCTACTACGCCTACGACGACGCGTCCCTCGCCAAGTTCTACACCACCGTCGCGAAGGCCGTGGACGGCTTCCCGATCCTGATGTACAACATCCCCTCCTGCGCGCGGAACCTGCTCAGCGTGGACTTCGTCGTCCGCATGGCCGAGACGGTCGAGAACATCGTCGGCATCAAGGACAGCGGCGGCAGCATGGGCTACATCACCCAGCTCCTGGCGCGCGCGCCCAAGGACTTCATGGTCATCAACGGCGTGGACGAGTACGGCTACCAGGCGATCCTCGCGGGATGCCCCGCCGTCGTCTCCGGCCTGTCCAACGTGGTCTGCGACATCTACGCCGCCGTCTACAACCATCTGAAGAAGGGCGACATGAAGAAGGCGTGGCAGGAGCAGATCCGCCTCGAGCGCGCCTCCCGCATCTTTGAGTACGGCCGCAAGACGGCCACCTTCAAGGAGGGGTCCCGCATGCGCGGCTTCGACGCCGGCTACGTCCGCCCGCCCATGCGCGAGCTCACCGCCGCCGAGAAGAAGAAGCTCCAGAAAGACCTCGAGGAGCTCGGCGTCCTGTAG